A genome region from Natronobeatus ordinarius includes the following:
- a CDS encoding NAD(P)/FAD-dependent oxidoreductase — translation MNVVVVGGGLIGVAIAARLGTGDTDVTLCERSSLGSETTEASAGMFLRGTSSPTRFDQRLLDRAWSTYEHFLDDGAITSTRLGSLFVAESDDYAATLEEAATTLQAYGVDATFVDASELHRFGVETDGFTGGLSTASDTAFEPQELVDAFAERARERGVELRTGTDVTDVVLEDGSVAGVETEAGRLEADVVVNAAGPWAPALNDLVGVSLPLAHTLGPMLALEGRSTADLPFTIFESRRYLRPVDEVTVYFGAFTTDYVEGQRYEPTALRIPEAMRTASRTIDELVPGFTNASIVDEWAGLRTVTPDGRPIVGETDVPGFLVACGPTGLGITLAPAIADVVAGLLEGTSDRESRVRLSPDRF, via the coding sequence ATGAACGTCGTCGTCGTTGGCGGTGGTCTCATCGGGGTCGCGATCGCAGCCCGCCTCGGCACAGGCGACACTGACGTCACCCTCTGTGAGCGCTCGAGCCTCGGCTCCGAGACGACAGAGGCCTCCGCAGGGATGTTTCTCCGGGGGACGTCGTCGCCGACCCGGTTCGACCAGCGACTTCTGGATCGGGCCTGGTCGACGTACGAGCACTTCCTCGACGACGGAGCGATCACCTCAACCCGGCTCGGTTCGCTGTTCGTCGCCGAGAGCGACGACTACGCCGCGACGCTCGAGGAGGCCGCGACCACCCTGCAGGCGTACGGCGTCGACGCGACGTTCGTCGACGCGTCGGAACTGCACCGGTTCGGGGTCGAGACCGATGGCTTCACGGGCGGGCTCTCCACCGCGAGCGACACCGCGTTCGAGCCCCAGGAACTCGTCGACGCCTTCGCCGAGCGCGCCCGCGAACGCGGCGTCGAACTCCGCACGGGAACCGACGTGACCGACGTCGTCCTCGAGGACGGATCGGTGGCGGGTGTCGAGACCGAGGCCGGGCGACTCGAGGCCGACGTCGTCGTCAACGCGGCCGGCCCGTGGGCGCCGGCGCTCAACGACCTGGTCGGCGTCTCGCTCCCGCTGGCACACACGCTCGGACCGATGCTCGCACTCGAGGGACGGTCGACCGCCGACCTCCCGTTCACGATCTTCGAATCGCGCCGGTATCTCCGCCCGGTCGACGAGGTTACGGTTTACTTTGGCGCGTTCACGACCGACTACGTGGAGGGGCAGCGATACGAACCGACGGCGCTGCGGATTCCCGAGGCGATGCGCACGGCCTCGAGGACGATCGACGAACTCGTCCCCGGATTTACGAACGCCTCGATCGTCGACGAGTGGGCTGGCCTCCGGACGGTGACGCCAGACGGCCGACCGATCGTCGGCGAGACCGACGTTCCCGGCTTTCTCGTCGCCTGTGGACCGACGGGGCTCGGAATCACGCTCGCGCCGGCGATAGCCGACGTCGTCGCGGGACTCCTCGAGGGGACGAGCGATCGGGAGAGCCGAGTCCGGCTTTCACCGGACCGATTCTGA
- a CDS encoding SCO family protein produces the protein MDRRTYLRSLGVAGVAATAGCLDGVAGMLDDGSADGAILGPPEVDLSAASHPSYGDDVPSFTLPDPLLEEEISPERFVGERAFLLTFIYTNCHDDSCPMLLSRLVHAQQAAAEAGLEDEIALLAMTFDPERDTEDVLREEAEIVGADLEAGNWHFLRPESYDEAETVLAEQFGLQLDHHGLDDDDHEHDHDDDHGHDDDHGHDDDHGHGNEADEYDIVHYNLILLVNRDGIVERAYPNAASVEWSVITDDLLTVVEDG, from the coding sequence ATGGACAGGCGCACGTACCTTCGCTCGCTCGGGGTTGCGGGCGTCGCCGCGACGGCGGGCTGTCTCGACGGCGTCGCCGGGATGCTCGACGACGGCAGCGCCGACGGGGCGATTCTCGGCCCGCCGGAAGTCGACCTGAGCGCGGCGAGTCACCCGAGTTACGGCGACGACGTTCCGTCGTTTACCCTCCCCGACCCGCTCCTCGAGGAGGAGATCTCTCCGGAGCGATTCGTGGGCGAACGCGCGTTCTTGCTGACGTTCATCTACACCAACTGCCACGACGACTCCTGCCCGATGCTGCTTTCGCGACTCGTCCACGCACAGCAGGCAGCCGCCGAAGCGGGACTCGAGGACGAGATCGCGCTTCTGGCGATGACGTTCGATCCGGAACGGGACACCGAAGACGTGCTCAGAGAGGAAGCCGAGATCGTCGGTGCCGACCTCGAGGCCGGGAACTGGCACTTCCTCAGACCCGAGAGCTACGACGAGGCCGAGACGGTCCTCGCCGAGCAGTTCGGGCTCCAGCTCGACCACCACGGCCTCGATGACGACGACCACGAACACGACCACGACGACGACCACGGACACGACGACGACCACGGACACGACGACGACCACGGACACGGGAACGAAGCCGACGAGTACGACATCGTCCACTACAACCTGATCCTGCTGGTCAACCGAGACGGGATCGTCGAGCGCGCGTACCCGAACGCGGCGTCGGTCGAGTGGTCGGTGATCACGGACGACCTCCTGACGGTCGTGGAGGACGGATGA
- a CDS encoding TlpA family protein disulfide reductase: MRRRDVIAGIGSLGVLAGAGVLAARGPSLLDSEGDSNGGGDPIELETIDAPGSEAGTITVPQPGQAMVVDFFATTCSSCASLMPTVAEAQEAAEDVTFLSVTIERDEEPISAWWEEHGGNWAVGMDPGINLYERYDVVATPTTVAIDGTGEAHWRSQGSKTLEEILEGAAAAREATLEE; encoded by the coding sequence ATGAGACGACGCGACGTCATCGCGGGGATCGGAAGCCTGGGCGTCCTCGCCGGGGCCGGCGTCCTCGCTGCTCGAGGGCCATCGTTGCTCGACTCGGAGGGCGACTCCAACGGTGGCGGCGATCCGATCGAACTCGAGACGATCGACGCGCCGGGAAGCGAGGCCGGCACGATCACCGTTCCCCAGCCCGGTCAGGCGATGGTCGTCGACTTCTTCGCGACGACGTGTTCGTCCTGCGCGTCGCTGATGCCGACCGTCGCCGAGGCACAGGAAGCTGCCGAGGACGTCACGTTCCTCTCGGTGACGATCGAGCGGGACGAAGAACCGATCAGCGCGTGGTGGGAAGAACACGGAGGGAACTGGGCCGTCGGGATGGACCCCGGAATCAACCTCTACGAGCGCTACGACGTCGTCGCGACGCCGACGACGGTTGCCATCGACGGCACTGGCGAGGCCCACTGGCGCAGCCAGGGGAGCAAGACTCTCGAGGAGATCCTCGAGGGGGCGGCGGCCGCCAGAGAGGCCACCCTGGAGGAGTAG
- a CDS encoding universal stress protein yields the protein MYDVILIPTDGSEYAESAAETGIELAGVHDAAVHVVCVVETGPFGGLRLPGDAASAEEAIRDRANEFVARIADRANAEGLEVTTATPSGPPGSELLEYAEAVDADLIVMGTRGRGGFHRAALGSVADHVIRFGDVQVLVSKVKAPE from the coding sequence ATGTACGACGTCATCCTGATTCCGACTGACGGCAGCGAGTACGCCGAGTCAGCCGCCGAGACGGGAATCGAGCTCGCAGGCGTCCACGACGCGGCCGTCCACGTCGTCTGCGTGGTCGAAACCGGCCCGTTCGGCGGCCTCAGACTGCCAGGCGATGCGGCGAGCGCGGAGGAGGCGATCCGCGATCGGGCGAACGAGTTCGTCGCCCGAATCGCCGACCGGGCGAACGCGGAGGGACTCGAGGTGACGACGGCCACGCCGTCGGGGCCCCCGGGAAGCGAACTGCTCGAGTACGCAGAAGCCGTCGACGCCGACCTCATCGTCATGGGCACGCGAGGACGTGGCGGCTTCCACCGGGCAGCGCTCGGCAGCGTTGCCGACCACGTGATCCGGTTCGGGGACGTGCAGGTGCTGGTGAGCAAGGTGAAAGCGCCGGAGTGA